One stretch of Longimicrobium sp. DNA includes these proteins:
- a CDS encoding OsmC family protein, whose translation MPEGVPVEYPVEVFWEGGTRFRGGPAAGPTLLVDGERQAAPSPVDALVAALASCSAVDVVEYLEKRRTPPASLSVSVRFSRAPDPPRRLTDAHLTFRVATTSPIEQVERAVQLSFEKYCSVAGSLAPDTRLQWSVELAPPVGG comes from the coding sequence ATGCCCGAAGGGGTGCCGGTGGAGTATCCGGTCGAGGTGTTCTGGGAGGGCGGGACGCGCTTCCGCGGGGGGCCCGCCGCCGGGCCCACCCTGCTGGTGGACGGCGAGCGCCAGGCCGCCCCCAGCCCCGTCGACGCGCTGGTGGCGGCGCTGGCCTCCTGCTCGGCCGTGGACGTGGTCGAGTACCTGGAGAAGCGCCGCACGCCGCCCGCCTCGCTCTCCGTCTCCGTCCGCTTCTCGCGCGCGCCCGACCCCCCGCGCCGCCTGACCGACGCCCACCTCACCTTCCGCGTGGCCACCACGTCGCCGATCGAGCAGGTGGAGCGCGCCGTCCAGCTCTCGTTCGAGAAGTACTGCTCCGTCGCCGGCTCGCTCGCCCCCGACACGCGCCTGCAGTGGTCGGTGGAGCTGGCGCCGCCCGTGGGTGGGTGA